A DNA window from Hevea brasiliensis isolate MT/VB/25A 57/8 chromosome 2, ASM3005281v1, whole genome shotgun sequence contains the following coding sequences:
- the LOC131177948 gene encoding vegetative cell wall protein gp1-like codes for MEHPSSPSANPSPPPPPPPPQSPPSPPPAPQSPPPPSPPLPQDQTPSLIPPTPLTPQYKAAIETPILALAIETPIETPTTEIQVQEPMPEPAPTQAKPKTKTKMAAEPVSKRTSSTSSIPSPVAPIPTFQSPLTSSQPTSASVAPLASADDIEEILASKPIAANKYMHEQILRELGIYDSVFAYLDAINWTEFARIREPVYKELTLEFLSSLRLNFKPTIPGHRDVICFRCAGIDRELDMGSMSAIFGFQDVGYKSIEWQQTIYNPIKF; via the exons ATGGAACACCCATCTTCACCTTCTGCTAACCCCagcccaccaccaccaccaccaccaccacaatcACCACCAAGCCCACCACCGGCACCACAATCGCCACCACCACCTTCACCACCACTACCCCAAGACCAAACACCCTCCCTTATCCCGCCAACACCTCTCACACCACAATATAAAGCCGCCATTGAAACCCCCATCCTAGCCCTTGCCATCGAAACCCCTATTGAAACACCCACTACTGAAATCCAAGTTCAAGAACCAATGCCTGAACCTGCGCCAACTCaagccaaacctaaaaccaaaacCAAAATGGCTGCAG AGCCAGTTAGTAAGAGAACAAGCTCAACATCATCGATTCCATCACCAGTTGCTCCAATTCCTACATTTCAGTCACCCTTAACATCTTCTCAGCCTACTAGTGCTTCGGTAGCACCTTTAGCATCTGCCGATGATATAgaggag ATTTTAGCCTCCAAGCCCATTGCAGCAAATAAATATATGCATGAGCAAATTTTAAGAGAATTAGGAATTTATGATTCTGTGTTTGCTTATTTAGATGCTATCAATTGGACTGAGTTTGCTAggattagggaaccagtgtatAAAGAATTAACTTTGGAGTTTTTGAGTTCCCTAAGGTTGAATTTCAAACCTACTATCCCTGGTCATAGAGATGTAATCTGCTTTAGATGTGCTGGTATTGATAGAGAGTTAGATATGGGCTCTATGAGTGCAATCTTTGGTTTTCAAGATGTTGGATATAAGAGCATTGAGTGGCAACAAACCATCTATAATCCTATTAAGTTCTGA
- the LOC110669041 gene encoding UDP-glycosyltransferase 74E2 yields MERIQGAAETHVLILPFPIQGHINPMLQFSKRVACKGVKVTLITFSDKQFTKGEDGLVSFESISNTSEESRKDMGVDDRMKKFQDTVRVKLPEIVAKHGESGFPVSCLIYDSMMPWALELARKIGISPASFFTQSCAVCAIYYAVHEGKLNIPIDDQASVSLEGMPPIEVYDLPSFVYDMDKYPGALSHLASQFLNIGEVDWIFYNTFDILEEEVVSRMESKCPIRLIGPTIPSMYLDKRLEDDKDYGLNLFQPNTETCMEWLDTKETCSVVYVAFGSIAALGEKQMEELAQGLNMSNYYFLWVVRESEEKKIPRKFVQETSEKGLLVTWCPQLRVLAHRSVGCFMTHCGWNSTLEALSLEVPMVAMPQWTDQPTNAKFVADVWKVGVRVKVDAEGTVRKEEIEKCLRQVMEGETANEIRKNSQNWKKLAKEAVEEGGSSDKNIEKFVEELKCSSNVTK; encoded by the exons atggagagGATACAAGGAGCCGCTGAAACACATGTTCTCATACTTCCTTTCCCTATACAAGGACACATAAATCCAATGCTCCAATTCTCCAAGCGCGTAGCCTGCAAAGGAGTCAAAGTGACACTAATCACCTTCAGCGACAAACAATTCACCAAAGGCGAAGATGGGTTAGTAAGTTTTGAGTCCATTTCTAATACTAGTGAAGAAAGCAGGAAGGATATGGGTGTAGATGACCGTATGAAGAAATTCCAGGATACGGTTAGAGTGAAATTACCAGAAATTGTTGCAAAGCATGGGGAGTCTGGGTTCCCTGTGAGTTGCCTTATATATGACTCGATGATGCCATGGGCTCTGGAGCTAGCCAGAAAGATTGGAATCTCTCCAGCATCATTCTTCACGCAATCGTGTGCAGTTTGTGCTATTTATTATGCAGTTCATGAAGGGAAGCTTAACATTCCAATTGATGATCAGGCCTCTGTATCACTAGAAGGGATGCCACCAATTGAGGTCTATGACTTGCCCTCTTTCGTTTATGACATGGATAAGTACCCAGGTGCATTGAGCCATTTAGcaagtcagtttttgaacattgGAGAAGTTGATTGGATCTTTTACAATACTTTCGACATCTTGGAAGAAgag GTGGTTAGCAGGATGGAAAGCAAGTGCCCAATCAGGCTAATAGGACCAACAATTCCATCAATGTATTTGGACAAGAGATTGGAGGACGACAAGGATTATGGCCTCAACCTCTTCCAACCCAATACAGAAACTTGTATGGAGTGGCTAGACACTAAGGAAACTTGCTCAGTAGTTTATGTAGCTTTCGGAAGCATAGCTGCCTTGGGAGAGAAGCAGATGGAAGAGCTTGCACAGGGCCTAAACATGAGCAACTACTATTTCTTGTGGGTGGTTAGGGAATCAGAAGAGAAAAAAATTCCAAGAAAATTTGTTCAAGAGACATCAGAGAAAGGTCTACTAGTAACATGGTGCCCTCAATTAAGAGTTCTGGCTCACAGGTCAGTGGGATGCTTCATGACTCATTGTGGGTGGAACTCAACACTTGAGGCTTTAAGCTTGGAAGTGCCAATGGTGGCAATGCCACAGTGGACTGATCAACCAACGAATGCAAAATTTGTTGCCGATGTGTGGAAAGTTGGAGTTAGGGTAAAGGTGGATGCAGAAGGAACCGTCAGAAAGGAAGAAATAGAGAAATGTCTAAGGCAAGTAATGGAAGGAGAGACAGCAAATGAGATAAGAAAGAATTCACAGAATTGGAAGAAACTTGCTAAAGAGGCAGTGGAGGAAGGGGGAAGTTCTGACAAGAACATTGAGAAATTTGTAGAAGAACTCAAATGCTCCTCCAATGTTACTAAATAG
- the LOC110669030 gene encoding UDP-glycosyltransferase 74E1 produces MEKKQTDVRESHVLVFPFPIQGHINPMLQFSKRLASKGLKVTLIASTSIAKSMQTPQESSINIETIFDGFQEGERAASPVEYMERYEATVPLSLAELIEKHGSTPYPVKCIVYDSIMPWALDVARSSGISGASFFTQSCAVCVIYYHAIQGALKVPLEEEPVAVVSLPSLPQLEFNDLPPFVNGAGSYPAIYELVFGQFSNIDDADWLFWNTFNGLEDEVVNWMASKWPIKPIGPTIPSMFLDKRLKDDNDYGLSLFKPNSDVCMKWLDSKEPSSVVYVSFGSLAALGEDQMAELAWGLKRSNTYFLWVVRESEKDKLPNNFVEETIEMGLVVTWSPQLEVLAHKSVGCFITHCGWNSTLEALSLGVPMVAMPQWTDQPTNAKFITDVWQVGIRVKVDEKGIVTKEEVERCIREVMEEDAGNEMKKNSEKWKKLACMAVDEGGSSDKNMEEFVTKLVCSSNGFKE; encoded by the exons ATGGAAAAGAAACAGACAGATGTTAGAGAAAGCCATGTCCTGGTATTCCCTTTCCCAATACAGGGTCACATAAACCCAATGCTTCAATTCTCAAAACGTTTAGCCTCAAAAGGTCTCAAGGTCACCCTAATCGCCAGCACCTCCATTGCCAAATCCATGCAAACTCCCCAGGAGAGTTCCATCAATATAGAAACCATTTTTGATGGATTCCAGGAAGGAGAAAGAGCAGCAAGCCCTGTTGAATATATGGAGCGTTACGAGGCCACAGTCCCACTAAGCTTAGCTGAGCTGATAGAGAAACATGGCAGCACTCCATACCCAGTTAAGTGTATTGTGTATGATTCTATTATGCCCTGGGCTTTAGATGTGGCTCGAAGTTCAGGGATCTCTGGAGCTTCATTTTTCACTCAATCCTGTGCGGTTTGTGTTATATATTACCATGCTATTCAAGGGGCATTGAAAGTTCCTTTGGAAGAAGAACCTGTGGCTGTGGTGTCTTTGCCTTCCTTGCCACAGTTGGAGTTCAATGATCTGCCACCGTTCGTGAATGGTGCAGGGTCATATCCAGCAATTTACGAACTTGTTTTCGGCCAGTTCTCAAACATCGACGATGCTGATTGGCTCTTCTGGAACACCTTTAATGGGCTTGAAGATGAG GTAGTGAATTGGATGGCAAGTAAATGGCCGATCAAGCCAATTGGACCAACAATTCCTTCAATGTTCTTAGACAAGCGACTGAAGGATGACAATGACTATGGTCTCAGCCTCTTCAAGCCCAATTCGGATGTTTGCATGAAGTGGCTAGACTCAAAGGAACCAAGCTCAGTTGTTTACGTATCATTTGGAAGCCTGGCTGCCCTTGGAGAAGACCAAATGGCAGAATTAGCATGGGGTCTAAAGAGAAGCAACACCTACTTCCTATGGGTAGTAAGagaatcagaaaaagataagctACCAAACAACTTCGTAGAGGAGACTATAGAAATGGGACTAGTTGTAACATGGAGTCCTCAACTGGAAGTTTTGGCTCACAAGTCTGTGGGGTGTTTTATAACTCATTGTGGGTGGAACTCAACGCTGGAGGCATTGAGCTTGGGAGTGCCAATGGTGGCCATGCCACAATGGACTGATCAGCCAACCAATGCCAAGTTTATCACTGATGTTTGGCAAGTAGGAATTAGAGTGAAGGTAGATGAAAAAGGCATTGTTACTAAAGAAGAGGTAGAAAGATGTATAAGAGAAGTCATGGAAGAAGATGCAGGAAACGAGATGAAGAAGAATTCTGAGAAATGGAAGAAACTTGCCTGCATGGCAGTAGATGAAGGTGGAAGCTCCGACAAGAACATGGAGGAATTTGTAACAAAACTCGTATGCAGTTCTAATGGTTTCAAAGAGTGA